The Pedobacter frigiditerrae genomic sequence CAATTACTGCACCTCAACCAACTACTGAACAAGCTGCCAGTAAGGACACTAGAACTTATACAGGTGGTCGAAAAAATGAAGAAGTAGCGTCTACATCAGAAAGAAAAGGCTGGGATGGGACTGTTAAAGGTGGTTCACGTGTAGCAGGAGAACCAATTGGTGGAATTGTTGTTAAAGGTGGCCGAAATGCTAGTGGCCAAACAGTTTCTGTTGTTAGTAATAGTAAAGGAGAAATTGAATTAACCAAATTAGAACCTGGGATTTATAAATTAATCATTGTCAACCCATAAACAGCTACCCATGAAAAGAATATCAATCACCATTGCAATAATATTAGCATTTGCAACACTAACAATAGCTCAGTCCAATAAATCTGCAAACCAACAAACCAACACCTCTGTTAAAGAAACGACTGGTTCTGTTACAAAACAAGCTGCTCCAGAAGGCCATTACTGTAGTTACTGTAAGATGAACTATCCCGAATCTCATTTCCCTTGTATCATGAAAGCAATAAAAGGTAAAGTAGATGCCGCTGGCAAAATTTCTTTTACTGCAGGACAACCAATTGGTGGAATTATAGTTAAAGGTGGTAGAAATCCTGGGGGAAATTTAAATGTGGTAACGAACGACAATGGAGAAGTAGAATTTAATAACCCAACAACTGGAAACTATAAATTTGTTATTTCTTTACCAACTAATAATCCAAATGCCCGACAAGCCGGTGGTCCAATTGGAGGAATAATAGTTAAGGGAGGTAAAAATCCAGGCGGCCAAATGTTTACAGTAGCTTCTAATACAAATGGCGAAGTAATATTAAATAACCTAGAAGCTGGAAATTATAAATTTGTAGTGATGGGTCCATCTCCACAAGAAAAATCAGCAACGAACACCTATAATTCCATTTCAAAAACTAATTAAGGAATGCGCTACAATGAAGAATTAGCCTATCGAGTTAGCGAACTACTCTCCCATTTAACAGATGTTGAAGAGAAAGAAATGTTTA encodes the following:
- a CDS encoding carboxypeptidase regulatory-like domain-containing protein, with the translated sequence MKKLSITLAFIFCTLAVFAQANRPGTPIGGIIVKGGKNPGGQMMTTTTNEKGEIVLNILEAGNYKFTITAPQPTTEQAASKDTRTYTGGRKNEEVASTSERKGWDGTVKGGSRVAGEPIGGIVVKGGRNASGQTVSVVSNSKGEIELTKLEPGIYKLIIVNP